A region from the Colwellia sp. PAMC 21821 genome encodes:
- the pgm gene encoding phosphoglucomutase (alpha-D-glucose-1,6-bisphosphate-dependent) codes for MTIHQHAGKPARPIDRINIGRLVSDYFLQTPDVDIAEQKVTFGTSGHRGNASKLSFNQQHIEAICQAVAEYRQAQGFKGPLYLGKDTHALSEPAFASAISVLIANNISVVIQDDDGFTPTPVISRLIIVHNKTHSSQADGLIITPSHNPPTDGGIKYNPPHGGPAEGEITKVIEHRANEIIANKLVDVKRLDYAQALQSSLLIREDFISFYVEQLSQVVDMEAIAKAGVHIGVDPLGGSGIHYWPVIAKKYGLNLAVVNPVVDASFAFMPLDKDGKIRMDCSSPYAMSGLIALKDKFDLAVGNDPDFDRHGIVTKTGGLMNPNHYLAVAIHYLMTHRDWPKTCKIGKTLVSSSLIDRVAKLIDRPLSEVPVGFKWFVDGLHDSSYAFGGEESAGATFLSLDGSCWTTDKDGFVMTLLAAEMLAVTGKDPYQLYQALAAQLGEPCYGRVEAVANLQQKQVLTSLTADAITTDVLAGEKISQILSHAPGNNAAIGGIKVCTENGWFAARPSGTEDIYKIYAESFIDEEHLQLIISDAQKLVSAAFVAAGL; via the coding sequence ATGACAATACATCAGCACGCAGGCAAACCGGCAAGACCGATAGATAGAATTAATATTGGCCGTTTGGTCAGTGATTATTTTTTGCAAACACCTGATGTTGATATTGCTGAGCAAAAAGTTACTTTTGGTACCTCAGGACATCGTGGTAATGCAAGTAAGTTAAGCTTTAATCAACAGCATATTGAAGCGATTTGTCAGGCCGTAGCAGAATATCGTCAAGCGCAAGGGTTTAAAGGGCCACTTTATTTAGGTAAAGATACTCACGCTTTATCTGAACCCGCCTTTGCTTCAGCTATATCTGTGTTGATTGCTAACAATATCTCTGTTGTTATTCAAGACGATGATGGCTTTACGCCAACACCGGTTATTTCTCGTTTAATTATTGTTCATAATAAAACCCACTCAAGCCAAGCTGATGGCTTGATCATTACTCCTTCGCATAATCCACCAACCGATGGAGGTATTAAATATAATCCTCCTCATGGTGGCCCAGCTGAAGGTGAAATAACAAAAGTTATTGAGCATCGTGCTAACGAAATTATTGCCAATAAACTGGTTGATGTTAAACGCCTTGATTATGCACAAGCGCTGCAATCTTCATTATTGATCCGTGAAGACTTTATCAGTTTTTATGTTGAACAATTAAGTCAGGTTGTTGATATGGAAGCTATTGCAAAAGCGGGTGTTCATATTGGTGTTGACCCTTTAGGTGGTTCAGGTATTCATTATTGGCCAGTAATAGCTAAAAAATATGGCTTGAATTTAGCAGTGGTTAATCCGGTAGTTGATGCTAGCTTTGCTTTTATGCCGTTAGATAAAGATGGCAAAATACGCATGGACTGTTCATCACCATATGCCATGTCGGGCTTAATTGCCCTAAAAGATAAATTTGATCTTGCCGTAGGCAACGACCCAGACTTTGACCGTCACGGTATAGTTACCAAAACCGGTGGTTTGATGAACCCAAATCATTATTTAGCCGTCGCTATTCACTATTTAATGACACACAGAGATTGGCCTAAAACGTGTAAAATTGGCAAGACCCTGGTTTCTAGTTCGCTAATTGACCGGGTCGCCAAACTTATTGATCGACCACTTTCAGAAGTGCCTGTTGGCTTTAAATGGTTTGTTGATGGCTTGCACGATTCAAGCTATGCCTTTGGCGGTGAAGAAAGTGCCGGCGCCACATTTCTTTCACTAGATGGCAGTTGTTGGACAACCGACAAAGACGGATTTGTTATGACCTTATTAGCCGCTGAAATGCTAGCGGTAACCGGTAAAGACCCTTATCAATTATATCAAGCATTAGCTGCACAATTAGGTGAACCTTGCTATGGTCGCGTTGAGGCTGTCGCTAACTTACAGCAAAAGCAGGTACTAACTTCGCTTACCGCTGATGCGATTACTACTGACGTATTAGCGGGAGAGAAAATCAGCCAAATTCTGTCTCATGCGCCAGGTAACAATGCAGCGATTGGTGGAATAAAGGTTTGTACTGAAAACGGCTGGTTTGCCGCACGCCCGTCAGGCACGGAAGATATTTATAAAATTTACGCAGAAAGCTTTA
- a CDS encoding DUF2788 domain-containing protein, giving the protein MLAEHFELIEAIGLNLFYAFIFIFIGLTIHDVMKKNDVPKMGKLVVYFVLFLGCAGFIAKGVIQFIFESQGVG; this is encoded by the coding sequence ATGTTAGCAGAACACTTTGAATTAATTGAAGCCATAGGGCTAAATTTATTTTATGCTTTTATCTTTATTTTCATTGGGTTAACAATCCATGACGTAATGAAAAAAAATGATGTCCCTAAAATGGGAAAGCTGGTTGTTTATTTTGTATTATTTTTAGGATGTGCCGGATTTATTGCCAAAGGCGTAATTCAGTTTATCTTCGAAAGCCAAGGTGTTGGATAA
- the seqA gene encoding replication initiation negative regulator SeqA encodes MKNIEIDEELYQHIASNTQYIGESASSILRRLIKLPTEHNAEVESAAEPEFVEQIEEEVVEEQVNTPTLDVNGSVFNYINKEELAMQRGAVGRFLLILAALYRVHNQQFSTVCNIRGRDRLYFAASEAELAASGSSTKPRQIPDSPFWVITNSNTTRKKMMLTEVGRALGYNEQDIEDIRDLL; translated from the coding sequence ATGAAAAACATCGAAATAGATGAAGAGCTTTATCAACACATTGCGTCAAATACTCAGTATATTGGCGAAAGTGCATCGTCGATATTACGTCGTCTAATTAAGTTACCAACTGAACACAATGCTGAAGTTGAGTCAGCAGCAGAACCAGAATTTGTTGAACAAATTGAAGAAGAAGTCGTTGAAGAGCAAGTGAACACACCAACGCTTGATGTTAATGGCTCAGTATTTAACTATATTAATAAAGAAGAGTTGGCTATGCAGCGCGGTGCGGTCGGTCGATTTTTATTAATTTTAGCAGCATTATATCGAGTACATAATCAGCAGTTCTCTACTGTTTGCAATATTAGAGGACGCGACCGTTTATATTTTGCTGCCAGCGAAGCTGAACTAGCGGCAAGTGGCAGCAGTACAAAGCCGCGTCAGATACCAGACAGTCCATTTTGGGTGATTACCAACTCAAATACCACGCGTAAGAAAATGATGCTAACAGAAGTTGGTCGTGCGCTAGGTTATAACGAGCAAGATATAGAAGATATTCGCGACTTACTTTAG
- the ybfE gene encoding LexA regulated protein, with protein sequence MAKEVADLTTIDLFSDDKRPGRPKTNPHSRSVQVKINKRNQVKRDKNNGLKRVEFKLHQDVFERLDALAKDKGVSRSELIEILLVQSLDANDIKV encoded by the coding sequence ATGGCAAAAGAAGTAGCAGATTTAACAACCATTGACTTATTTAGCGATGATAAGCGTCCGGGGCGACCAAAAACGAATCCTCATTCACGCAGCGTGCAAGTTAAAATAAATAAACGTAATCAAGTTAAGCGTGATAAGAACAATGGTTTAAAGCGAGTAGAGTTTAAGTTACATCAAGATGTATTTGAACGTTTAGACGCTTTAGCAAAAGATAAAGGTGTGAGCCGAAGTGAGTTGATAGAAATACTATTAGTTCAGTCGCTTGATGCCAACGATATTAAAGTTTAG
- a CDS encoding alpha/beta fold hydrolase, translating to MSKLLNYQQSGTGKDIILIHGLFGRLENLGMVAKVLAENYRVTSVDVRNHGDSFHDSVMDYPNMAQDIADVMQHLSIKSAVVLGHSMGGKIAMELALTKPELVEKLIVADIAPVEYPPITTR from the coding sequence ATGAGCAAGCTTTTAAACTATCAACAATCTGGCACCGGTAAAGACATCATACTTATTCATGGCTTATTTGGCCGCTTAGAAAATCTTGGTATGGTGGCGAAAGTTTTAGCTGAAAATTATCGAGTGACCAGTGTAGATGTGCGTAATCATGGTGATTCATTTCACGATAGCGTTATGGACTACCCAAACATGGCACAGGACATTGCCGATGTTATGCAGCACCTAAGTATAAAAAGTGCAGTCGTGCTTGGACACTCCATGGGCGGTAAAATAGCGATGGAATTAGCGCTTACAAAACCAGAGCTAGTTGAAAAGTTGATTGTGGCTGATATTGCTCCTGTTGAATATCCCCCCATCACAACAAGATAA
- the fldA gene encoding flavodoxin FldA: protein MSIVGLFFGSDTGNTEAIGKMIQKKLGKKLVDVKDIAKSTKEEIAEFDLLILGIPTWYYGENQCDWDDFLPELEEIDFTDKLVAIFGLGDQEDYAEYFCDAMEPLRDIVESKGAIVIGNWPTESYEFEASKALIDENTFIGLCIDEDRQPELTDARVDAWVKQIYDELCLAELED, encoded by the coding sequence ATGTCAATTGTAGGTTTATTTTTCGGAAGTGATACAGGAAATACCGAAGCCATAGGCAAAATGATCCAAAAAAAGTTGGGTAAAAAGCTTGTCGATGTTAAAGATATCGCCAAAAGTACCAAAGAAGAAATTGCCGAGTTCGATTTATTAATCTTAGGTATTCCTACTTGGTACTATGGTGAAAACCAATGTGACTGGGATGATTTCTTACCTGAGTTAGAAGAAATTGATTTCACCGATAAGTTAGTGGCTATTTTTGGTTTAGGCGATCAAGAAGATTATGCTGAATACTTCTGTGATGCAATGGAACCATTGCGTGATATCGTGGAATCAAAAGGCGCTATTGTTATCGGTAATTGGCCAACAGAAAGCTATGAGTTTGAAGCGTCTAAAGCGTTAATTGACGAAAATACTTTTATCGGCCTATGTATTGATGAAGACCGTCAGCCTGAATTAACCGACGCACGTGTTGATGCTTGGGTTAAGCAAATTTACGACGAACTTTGCCTTGCTGAATTAGAAGACTAA
- a CDS encoding transporter substrate-binding domain-containing protein, whose translation MKKFILKSILLFLLLLPQVNAYHQPYPTGNIIFYTEIYPPANYLVDDKLKGISVDTLKAMWKHLHMPEQEIQLVPWSRGYKFTLDKNNTALFTMSKTQPRENLFKWVGPIFHATQILIAKKSKNFNFSNAEQVFKHTVATVKGDVSENSLHKIGFPSANIAKIAQLKQAFLLMESDRVDMIVASIHAFDHLIKENNLDANAYEQVWQVNKTGNYLAFNINTPDEVIQTYQQAFDDIAEQRLTIKAQYDLPLAEY comes from the coding sequence ATGAAAAAATTTATTTTAAAATCAATTTTGTTATTTCTTCTGCTACTTCCGCAAGTGAATGCATATCACCAGCCATATCCAACTGGAAATATCATCTTTTATACCGAAATTTACCCACCGGCTAATTATTTGGTCGATGATAAACTGAAGGGTATTTCTGTAGATACTTTAAAAGCTATGTGGAAACATTTACATATGCCTGAACAAGAGATCCAGCTAGTTCCATGGTCTCGAGGCTATAAATTTACGTTAGATAAAAATAATACGGCATTATTTACAATGTCTAAAACCCAGCCTCGTGAAAATTTATTTAAATGGGTTGGACCTATTTTTCACGCGACTCAAATTCTGATTGCCAAAAAATCAAAAAACTTTAACTTTTCTAATGCAGAGCAAGTATTTAAACATACAGTTGCCACTGTTAAAGGTGATGTGTCAGAAAATTCACTTCATAAAATTGGTTTTCCATCTGCTAATATCGCTAAAATTGCTCAATTAAAACAAGCCTTTTTATTGATGGAATCTGACCGTGTAGACATGATTGTGGCATCTATTCATGCTTTTGATCATTTAATTAAAGAAAATAACTTAGATGCTAATGCTTACGAACAGGTGTGGCAGGTTAACAAGACCGGTAATTATTTAGCCTTTAATATCAATACTCCTGATGAAGTAATACAAACCTACCAGCAAGCGTTTGATGATATTGCTGAGCAGCGACTAACCATCAAAGCGCAATATGATTTACCTCTAGCTGAATATTAA